The following proteins come from a genomic window of Astatotilapia calliptera chromosome 11, fAstCal1.2, whole genome shotgun sequence:
- the hint3 gene encoding adenosine 5'-monophosphoramidase HINT3 → MAEIQDTQPARVDISKSSSNVPAEGYDKKCIFCRIVNNEMGTELLHCDEEISCFRDIKPGAPHHYLVVPTKHVGNCKSLTKEHVPLVKRMVDKGKEILEKNNITDLSDVRFGFHWPPFCSVTHLHLHVLAPASQMGFMSRLFYRLNSYWFITADQLIDLLNSKGETN, encoded by the exons ATGGCCGAAATCCAGGATACACAACCTGCTCGGGTTGATATTTccaaaagcagcagcaatgtgCCAGCCGAAGGATATGAtaagaaatgtattttctgCAGGATTGTAAACAATGAAATGGGCACAGAGCTTCTTCACTGT GATGAAGAGATCTCATGTTTCAGGGACATCAAACCTGGAGCCCCCCATCACTACCTTGTTGTCCCAACCAAACATGTAGGAAACTGTAAATCCCTCACTAAAGAGCACGTACCCTTGG TGAAGCGGATGGTCGACAAAGGGAAGGAAatcctggaaaaaaacaacataacgGACCTCAGTGATGTCAG ATTTGGTTTCCACTGGCCTCCATTCTGTTCTGTCACACACCTCCACCTTCACGTCCTGGCACCTGCTAGTCAAATGGGCTTTATGTCACGTCTCTTCTACAGACTCAACTCCTACTGGTTCATCACA GCAGACCAGCTGATTGATCTTCTCAACTCTAAAGGCGAGACAAACTGA
- the LOC113032523 gene encoding nuclear receptor coactivator 7-like, whose protein sequence is MAVWLADMWYSREQRLTGKSGAMKRLAENIKVLYIASDCMEPYVEIITVKESKRCQSLCSSDASEVEEPEYLLEVDDDLPVLTDQSHLLDDYHLEKLAVHMPARTRGYQWQLVYSTAVHGSSLKTLYRNMAEVDSPVLLVVKDMHKKVFGAFSSDPFRVSKYCYGTGETFLFSFNPDFQVYKWSGVNSYFVSGNWDSLQLGGGGSGFALWLDADLYRGSSFSSPTFHNAPLSTNEDFIVQDLEVWTVQN, encoded by the exons ATGGCAGTTTGGTTAGCAGACATGTGGTACAGCAGAGAGCAGCGCTTGACAGGGAAATCAGGAGCTATGAAGCGGCTGGCAGAAAATATTAAGGTGCTTTACATCGCCAGTGACTGTATGGAGCCTTATGTTGAG ATCATCACAGTGAAAGAGTCCAAACGCTGCCAGAGTCTGTGCAGCTCAGACGCCTCCGAGGTAGAAGAGCCCGAGTACCTGCTGGAAGTTGATGATGATCTTCCTGTCCTCACTGACCAGAGTCATCTGCTAGATGACTATCACCtagaaaaa CTTGCTGTTCACATGCCAGCAAGGACCCGGGGTTATCAATGGCAGCTGGTCTACAGCACAGCCGTCCATGGGAGCAGCCTGAAGACTCTGTACAGGAATATGGCTGAGGTGGACAGCCCTGTGCTGCTGGTGGTCAAAGACATGCACAAAAAG GTGTTTGGGGCTTTTTCTTCAGATCCATTCAGAGTCAGTAAATACTGCTACGGTACTGGAGAAACCTTCTTGTTCAGCTTCAATCCCGACTTCCAG GTATACAAGTGGAGTGGGGTGAACTCGTACTTTGTGAGTGGAAACTGGGATTCATTGCAGCTCGGTGGAGGAGG GAGTGGCTTTGCCCTGTGGCTGGATGCTGATCTGTACCGTGGTTCAAGCTTTTCCAGTCCGACTTTTCACAATGCACCTCTCTCCACAAATGAGGACTTTATTGTACAAGACCTGGAGGTCTGGACTGTGCAGAATTGA
- the LOC113032524 gene encoding nuclear receptor coactivator 7-like: MAVWLADMWYSREQRLTGKSGAMKRLAENIKVLYIASDCMEPYVEIITVKESKRCQSLCSSDASEVEEPEYLLEVDDDLPVLTDQSHLLDDYHLEKLAVHMPARTRGYQWQLVYSTAVHGSSLKTLYRNMAEVDSPVLLVVKDMHKKVFGAFSSDPFRVSKYCYGTGETFLFSFNPDFQVYKWSGVNSYFVSGNWDSLQLGGGGSGFALWLDADLYRGSSFSSPTFHNAPLSANEDFIVQDLEVWTVQN; encoded by the exons ATGGCAGTTTGGTTAGCAGACATGTGGTACAGCAGAGAGCAGCGCTTGACAGGGAAATCAGGAGCTATGAAGCGGCTGGCAGAAAATATTAAGGTGCTTTACATCGCCAGTGACTGTATGGAGCCTTATGTTGAG ATCATCACAGTGAAAGAGTCCAAACGCTGCCAGAGTCTGTGCAGCTCAGACGCCTCCGAGGTAGAAGAGCCCGAGTACCTGCTGGAAGTTGATGATGATCTTCCTGTCCTCACTGACCAGAGTCATCTGCTAGATGACTATCACCtagaaaaa CTTGCTGTTCACATGCCAGCAAGGACCCGGGGTTATCAATGGCAGCTGGTCTACAGCACAGCCGTCCATGGGAGCAGCCTGAAGACTCTGTACAGGAATATGGCTGAGGTGGACAGCCCTGTGCTGCTGGTGGTCAAAGACATGCACAAAAAG GTGTTTGGGGCTTTTTCTTCAGATCCATTCAGAGTCAGTAAATACTGCTACGGTACTGGAGAAACCTTCTTGTTCAGCTTCAATCCCGACTTCCAG GTATACAAGTGGAGTGGGGTGAACTCGTACTTTGTGAGTGGAAACTGGGATTCATTGCAGCTTGGTGGAGGAGG GAGTGGCTTTGCCCTGTGGCTGGATGCTGATCTGTACCGTGGTTCAAGCTTTTCCAGTCCAACTTTTCACAATGCACCTCTCTCCGCAAATGAGGACTTTATTGTACAAGACCTGGAGGTCTGGACTGTGCAGAATTGA
- the ncoa7a gene encoding nuclear receptor coactivator 7 isoform X1 encodes MGVAYSVGEVDHLYTFFAQWSPEVCHKGDKNQWKPHYVIKDKNQNHILVVEKDIAAINKILSKPINTAAKKWEIITVKDSKRRQSLCSSDDSEAEELSYHDVLPVLSDHSLLLDDHHLEKLAAQMPARTQGYQWQLVYSTAVHGSSLKTLYRNMAEVDSPVLLVVKDMHKKVFGAFSSDPFRVSKYCYGTGETFLFSFNPDFQVYKWSGVNSYFVSGNWDSLQLGGGGSGFALWLDADLYRGSSFSSPTFHNAPLSTNKDFIVQDLEVWTVQN; translated from the exons ATGGGAGTTGCATATAGCGTTGGAGA ggttGACCACCTCTACACATTCTTTGCGCAGTGGTCACCAGAGGTCTGCCACAAAGGCGACAAGAACCAGTGGAAACCGCATTACGTCATCAAAGACAAAAATCAGAACCACATTCTGGTTGTGGAGAAGGACATCGCAGCGATCAATAAGATCCTCAGCAAGCCCATCAACACCGCCGCTAAAAAGTGGGAG ATCATCACTGTGaaagactccaaacgccgccagaGTCTGTGCAGCTCAGACGACTCTGAGGCAGAAGAACTCAGTTACCACGATGTTCTCCCTGTCCTCAGCGACCACAGCCTTCTGCTAGATGACCACCACCTGGAAAAA CTTGCTGCTCAAATGCCAGCAAGGACCCAGGGTTATCAATGGCAGCTGGTCTACAGCACAGCCGTCCATGGGAGCAGCCTGAAGACTCTGTACAGGAACATGGCTGAGGTGGACAGCCCTGTGCTGCTGGTGGTCAAAGACATGCACAAAAAG GTGTTTGGGGCTTTTTCTTCAGATCCATTCAGAGTCAGTAAATACTGCTACGGTACTGGAGAAACCTTCTTGTTCAGCTTCAATCCCGACTTCCAG GTATACAAGTGGAGTGGGGTGAACTCGTACTTTGTGAGTGGAAACTGGGATTCATTGCAGCTCGGTGGAGGAGG GAGTGGCTTTGCCCTGTGGCTGGATGCTGATCTGTACCGTGGTTCAAGCTTTTCCAGTCCGACTTTTCACAATGCACCTCTCTCCACAAATAAGGACTTTATTGTACAAGACCTGGAGGTCTGGACTGTGCAGAATTGA
- the ncoa7a gene encoding nuclear receptor coactivator 7 isoform X2, with protein sequence MAVWLADMWYSRKQRLTGKSGAMKHLPENIKVLYIASDCMEPYVEIITVKDSKRRQSLCSSDDSEAEELSYHDVLPVLSDHSLLLDDHHLEKLAAQMPARTQGYQWQLVYSTAVHGSSLKTLYRNMAEVDSPVLLVVKDMHKKVFGAFSSDPFRVSKYCYGTGETFLFSFNPDFQVYKWSGVNSYFVSGNWDSLQLGGGGSGFALWLDADLYRGSSFSSPTFHNAPLSTNKDFIVQDLEVWTVQN encoded by the exons ATGGCAGTTTGGTTAGCAGACATGTGGTACAGCAGAAAGCAGCGCTTGACAGGGAAATCAGGAGCTATGAAGCACCTACCAGAAAATATTAAGGTGCTTTACATTGCCAGTGACTGTATGGAGCCTTATGTTGAG ATCATCACTGTGaaagactccaaacgccgccagaGTCTGTGCAGCTCAGACGACTCTGAGGCAGAAGAACTCAGTTACCACGATGTTCTCCCTGTCCTCAGCGACCACAGCCTTCTGCTAGATGACCACCACCTGGAAAAA CTTGCTGCTCAAATGCCAGCAAGGACCCAGGGTTATCAATGGCAGCTGGTCTACAGCACAGCCGTCCATGGGAGCAGCCTGAAGACTCTGTACAGGAACATGGCTGAGGTGGACAGCCCTGTGCTGCTGGTGGTCAAAGACATGCACAAAAAG GTGTTTGGGGCTTTTTCTTCAGATCCATTCAGAGTCAGTAAATACTGCTACGGTACTGGAGAAACCTTCTTGTTCAGCTTCAATCCCGACTTCCAG GTATACAAGTGGAGTGGGGTGAACTCGTACTTTGTGAGTGGAAACTGGGATTCATTGCAGCTCGGTGGAGGAGG GAGTGGCTTTGCCCTGTGGCTGGATGCTGATCTGTACCGTGGTTCAAGCTTTTCCAGTCCGACTTTTCACAATGCACCTCTCTCCACAAATAAGGACTTTATTGTACAAGACCTGGAGGTCTGGACTGTGCAGAATTGA